TTTATATGATAATATAGGTTCAAAGCTTTGCTTCTATTAGGTTAAACAAAACCAGACTGAACATTAGTCCACCTTTTGGTGGAATAAACAGACCATCCACTTGAGAGAACATTGTTCCTGGTTGGCTTtaccagccaatcagaaatagCAATCCAGACCGTGCTTTTTCTTAGTTCCCCTTTGAAACACTGGTGAGCCATTTCTTTGTGGAGACAGGACTGTGCACAATGAAAGAGTTAAGTAACATAACCACATGAAAGAGTGTTAGTGGGGCTTCGagtgcatcgcagtgctagctgtgccactagagattctggattctagtccaggctctgtcgcagcagaCCGCGATCGGGAGACCcttggggcggcgcacaattggcccagccaatgtgtacagtgtttcctccgacacattggtgtggctggcttccgaggtaagtgggcattgtgtcaagaagcattgcggcttggttgggtggtgtttcggaggacgcacagctctcgacctttgcctctccctagtctgtactggagttgcagtgatgagacaagactgtatctaccaatttgataccacgaaattggggtgaaaaaggggtaaaaaaataggaaaaagtTAAGTAACATAACCACATGAAAGAGTTTTATTAACATAACCACATGAGATAGTTATTAAGTAACATAACCACATTTAAGAGTTTTAGTAACATAACCACATTTAAGAGTTTTAGTAACATAACCACATTAAATAGTTGTATTAACATAACCACATGAGAGAGTTAAGTAACATAACCACATGAAAGAGTTTTAGTGACATAACCACATGAAAAGGTTAagtaaaaaaaacactatttGGTACATAATTGTTTACTTAGTGGTTCATGATAAGAtcttaaacagacacacacacagacagacacagacagataaagacagacaaacagacacagaaaaacagacaggaagacacagacagaaagaaagacacaTGGCCTGTAtgccacaaatacacacactagGGGGAAAGGCTGGTACCCTTTTGGGCGGTGGCATCGCCAATGGTATTTGTATGCTTCTCTTCTGACTTATAGTGCAAGCCAAAGAACCACAGAGAATACAAGCCCAAAGTGGACCCAGACAGCATAACTCTCCCACAGAGATGTAGACTGACAAAGGGCAAGACCCTTGTTACAATACATTTCCTGTAATCCAACCAAATGCCCTCTACTCttcacacccactcattcaacaACACATTACTCAGGAGCTGATCCCTTTAAGTCACCTACTCTGCTTATTTTTAACCCTGTTGTCTCTCCAAAACAGCAGCCAGCTAATTAATTAATAGGATTGGGCCTAAATGTAGTGTCCTATAACGTGCCGGGGAAGCTGAGGGGAGGGTGGCGAGGTTGAGAGGTCGAGTTATAAGACCGGAGGACGGGAGGTGAAGGACGCTCACAAACGCTCAGACAAAAGACACAGTCAGGACACTGAGGAGGTGAGTACACTGCAAGCCCCGGCTGACCCTGCTTTACATCCACAGCATAGCCTAATGGGGAAAGATGACATCATGCATGGAGGATTATATCGTGCATGACACCATATCTTGTATACATCTCAGAGAACTGTATCTGCATTTAACCTGTATCGTAAGTGATAACTATAATGCTGATTTTAGGAATGACTGACTAGAATATATAGATGGGTGTGCAGTGTAGCCTTCACTGCAAGGATGGAAAATAGTTTTCAGTTTGAGCAAGCTTTAGCTCTAATCGTGCTCAGGTTAGGGATGCACTAGAACAATAACCTATACTCTGGGGCTGCCTAGGGATGGAATTGCTCACCTTGCCTTATTGTCTTGGGATGGAATGAACATTTTGGCTCAATTTTTCATTgcagatatactgtatctatgtcATGTTTTTAGAACTGACACTAGGCACAGAgtataatgttttatttattgtaGACTAGGAAGGATTTGACCAACTTCTACCACCTTTGAATAGACAGGGCATGTGATGTGCCCATTTGAAATATATTCATCCATCACCTGTATTGGCAATCATTGTAGCATGTTTACATTGGCAGCCTCGGACAGGTTTAGACAGTGTACAGAGTTAAATCGGACCAGCTCAGATTTGAACAGCTTTAATACTTGCTGATAGGTTAAGGCCACTTATGGAGAACTTCAGACAACCCGGGAGGGTTAGCATCTTGAACAGTGTTTCTCTGAAGTTGACTTGAATTTGTTACGACAGCCATTTGGGGGATTAATCTGACCTCAACTCAGATTAGGGGACCAGTGGATCGTTATGTTAATCTCCCCTCCTAGTGATTAGCTACACTGGTTTAGACAAATCAAAGACTAATTTGTTTGTTTTCTACTCCCTTTGTCCAGCTTCACCATATAACTTCCTTGCGATCTCAGTTAGGAAAATGTTACAGTGCCTTTTCTGTTGTGTTGAGCTGTACTGTACttgttattgtattgtaatgctgtCCCTTATTGGCTTATTAACCACTCTTTTCTACCTCTACAGACAACCTCATCCAATTCACCACAGACATGGCAAAGTGAGTATCTTTTAAATTTACCCATCAACTAACAACGATGGctaatttataataataataattaggtgggtgcttatatttgtcctatttcacacatgtacaagtgtgtattaatacGGATGTGCGAATTGGAAATTAGTTTTTTTTGCACATCCCAACTCTCCCTGACACCTAACCTATAGCACATTGCCTAAGGCTATCAGGGCTGTGTGACACCTCTGGGGCTTTATGTTAAGAGGATCCAGATAAATCCTGATTAGGATGGATCATCTCTGGATTAGATCCGGAATAGAGCAGTTTAGAATTAACAGCCCAGAGCCTAGCATACGCAAGGAAAGACGCAAGTAAATAGGCAAGCAATGCACATTATATTGATGTTTAAACTGATATAAAAATAGGAGAAAAGGAATAGATAGGATTCtattatttatataaaaaaataatttaagaacaaattcttatttacaatgacggcctaccccggccaaacgacactgggccaattgtgcgccgccctatggaactcccaatcacacaTCCGGATGTGATttagcctggattcaaaccagggactgtagtgacgcctcttgccttgagatgcagtgccatagaccgtTGTGCTACTCGGGAGACATTATGAGATATCGTTGGAAAACAACATATATGAGAAAATGAATATGCAAACCAAGTAATTGTCAACAACTCCTCAGTAGTGTTTCTGTTGTAACCAGATCAAAGCAAAGTGTAGGTCAGGTTCCCCTTCAGACAGATCTATGGTTGCATAAGTATTACGTAAAGTTAGGTGGTTGTACCAGTAATGCCAGCGGCCACCATGCCACCCTGGGTCCTAATCCATCCAGAGCCTCAGTGGGAGGGGGGGGAGTATAGGCCTCATCCTTTAACTGGAGCTGACAACAGGTCAGTTAAGGTAGGTCACTATAAATCAAGCAACGTACTGGGATGTCCGGCTATGACACAGATTTGTTGAATCCAATCTAGAATCTAAACTCCTGACTCTTCCTATCACCCTCCCTCTGTAGAGTCTACAAGAAGACCAGCGGCAACGAATCAGTAAGAACCCACTTTGACATCATCACTGAGGGACACACTGGTCAGGGCCTGCTCTGATGCACTTATCACATAACAGAGCAGGAATCCATAGGCTTTCTTCAACAGAGCCAACCTATATGTATACAGCACTGCGATTCTTCTGGCTCCATCAAGATAACTTAGATTAGGCCTATCCATATGGTGTTGATGTCAGGCAGGAAGTAACCTCTCGCTTTCCTTTTCCCTTTTTCCTAGATTGCTCTCTACCTGGGGAAGAGAGACTTTGTGGACCATGTGGAGAGTGTTGACATCGTCGGTGTGTTATAAAGTTTTCTGAATATCTTTAGGCGTTACTGCTCTTTACAGAGTAGTgcacatgtgagtgtgtgtgtgttatatctaCATCTTCTCTTGCAGATGGGGTGATCAAGGTGGACCCCGCTGAACTTGAAGGCAGGAAAGGTAACAATCAGTTGATTTCACTGTATCTATTGAACCCTGAAAACATGCATGAAGTCACATTCAACCAATCGAGGTTCAGTCTTAATACCGAAGCCCTATATCTTTCTGCAGTATGGGTGTATCTGGCATGCGCCTTCCGTTATGGTAGTGACGACCTGGATGTGATCGGGCTGTCATTCAGAAAAGACATCTGGGTTAAAAGGATTCAGATCTACCCTGTTGTTGGCACCAATCCAGCCAACACCCCCATGCAGGAGGCCCTCCTGAAGAAATGTGGGGACCAAGGCCATCCCTTCACTTTCACTGTGAGTCTCACTGTGTTGCCTTCCATCTCATCCTTCACATGGCATCCCACAATATGTCAGTGCAGAGCTCACTGTTCAGCCACACAATGTGTGATTACAGTCCACTCTCTTAGACGGTGTTGGAAACCACATCAGAGACTTTGTCACCATGGACATTCCCATTCAGGGAATGCACATACTAGACTGTTGGTTTGTATATATTCACATCTCAtcacctcttccttcctgtccatTTCAGATTGATACCAACCTGCCATGCTCAGTTGGCCTTCAGCCCGCACCAGAGGATGCTGGCAAGGTACGTtagtttctctctttttctcgctcttTCAATCTCTCGTTTTAAACCTTTCATTAAAGGCAAATGTTTTCTACCCCTGCAGTCTTGTGGTGTTGACTATGAGGTGAAAGCATACATCGCCAATGAGGCAGATGACCCTGATGAGAAAATTAGCAAGAAGTATGTATTAGTGGAATGCTACCAATTTCACACAACTGTACAGTACATGCCATTTGCTGTGGCTAGGAATCAGATTATTGTGTATTCTGatggttttctccctctcttcctctctcctgtcaggGACACTTGCCGTCTGATAATTCGTAAGATCCAGTTTGCCCCAGGCAAAGTGGGTGCTGGACCAAAGGCTGACATCAGCAAGAACTTCATGATGTCTGACAAGCCAGTCCACCTTGAGGCCTCCATAGAGAAGGAGGTAGGCCTGTAGACTTTTATTCTGTAAGCCTAGGAGAACATTGATT
This genomic stretch from Oncorhynchus tshawytscha isolate Ot180627B linkage group LG21, Otsh_v2.0, whole genome shotgun sequence harbors:
- the arr3b gene encoding arrestin 3b, retinal (X-arrestin) isoform X1; the encoded protein is MAKVYKKTSGNESIALYLGKRDFVDHVESVDIVDGVIKVDPAELEGRKVWVYLACAFRYGSDDLDVIGLSFRKDIWVKRIQIYPVVGTNPANTPMQEALLKKCGDQGHPFTFTIDTNLPCSVGLQPAPEDAGKSCGVDYEVKAYIANEADDPDEKISKKDTCRLIIRKIQFAPGKVGAGPKADISKNFMMSDKPVHLEASIEKELYFHGDPIPVNVKINNETTKVVKKIKITVEQTTEVLLYQSDKYSKTVLTEEFAEEIKGESTLEKTFTVIPLLSNNKEKRGLAVDGRLKDEDTNLASTTIIRPGMDKGMQGIMVSYKIKVNLLVSSGGLLGGLTASDVGVEVPLVLMSPKPADVTDIKFE
- the arr3b gene encoding arrestin 3b, retinal (X-arrestin) isoform X2: MAKVYKKTSGNESIALYLGKRDFVDHVESVDIVDGVIKVDPAELEGRKVWVYLACAFRYGSDDLDVIGLSFRKDIWVKRIQIYPVVGTNPANTPMQEALLKKCGDQGHPFTFTIDTNLPCSVGLQPAPEDAGKSCGVDYEVKAYIANEADDPDEKISKKDTCRLIIRKIQFAPGKVGAGPKADISKNFMMSDKPVHLEASIEKELYFHGDPIPVNVKINNETTKVVKKIKITVEQTTEVLLYQSDKYSKTVLTEEFAEEIKGESTLEKTFTVIPLLSNNKEKRGLAVDGRLKDEDTNLASTTIIRPGMDKGMQGIMVSYKIKVNLLVSSGGLLGGLTASDVGVEVPLVLMSPKPADVPVE